A stretch of the Carassius carassius chromosome 6, fCarCar2.1, whole genome shotgun sequence genome encodes the following:
- the LOC132141750 gene encoding CMRF35-like molecule 7, with protein sequence MTEEERRMKIIWTFTLLMIPDFVSSIDVEGYSDGEVNITCRYVKEYTQNTKYFCRGKKPDKDKSRWCTELIRTEEKDKWVDSGRFSLFDDTRAAVFTVTFRNLSELDSGTYQCAVDRPKGKDSYTEVKMNVRKEMAKEDL encoded by the exons atgactgaagaagagagaaGAATGAAGATCATCTGGACTTTCACTCTGCTGATGATTCCTG ATTTCGTGAGCTCCATTGATGTGGAAGGATATTCAGATGGTGAAGTCAACATCACATGCAGATATGTGAAGGAATATACCCAAAACACAAAGTATTTCTGTAGAGGAAAGAAGCCAGATAAAGATAAGAGTAGGTGGTGCACTGAACTCATCAGAACTGAAGAGAAAGATAAATGGGTTGATTCTGGAAGATTCTCTCTGTTTGACGACACAAGAGCAGCAGTTTTCACTGTGACCTTCAGAAATCTGAGTGAACTGGATTCTGGGACGTACCAGTGTGCAGTTGATAGACCTAAAGGAAAAGATTCATACACTGAAGTGAAGATGAACGTTAGAAAAG AAATGGCCAAAGAGGATCTGTAG
- the LOC132142067 gene encoding CMRF35-like molecule 7, protein MTEEERRMKIIWTFTLLMIPDFVSSIDVEGYSDGEVNITCRYVKEYTQNTKYFCRGKKPDKDKSRWCTELIRTEEKDKWVDSGRFSLFDDTRAAVFTVTFRNLSELDSGTYQCAVDRTKGKDSYTEVKMNVRKERDEH, encoded by the exons atgactgaagaagagagaaGAATGAAGATCATCTGGACTTTCACTCTGCTGATGATTCCTG ATTTCGTGAGCTCCATTGATGTGGAAGGATATTCAGATGGTGAAGTCAACATCACATGCAGATATGTGAAGGAATATACCCAAAACACAAAGTATTTCTGTAGAGGAAAGAAGCCAGATAAAGATAAGAGTAGGTGGTGCACTGAACTCATCAGAACTGAAGAGAAAGATAAATGGGTTGATTCTGGAAGATTCTCTCTGTTTGACGACACAAGAGCAGCAGTTTTCACTGTGACCTTCAGAAATCTGAGTGAACTGGATTCTGGGACGTACCAGTGTGCAGTTGATAGAACTAAAGGAAAAGATTCATACACTGAAGTGAAGATGAACGTTAGAAAAG agagagatgaacactaa
- the LOC132141751 gene encoding polymeric immunoglobulin receptor-like: MKILLIFLTFYLISAAEKDIDVTGYSGGSVLVDSGRSSTSKSQYLQKQLHGGWHTIINNNEEDHQINKGRFILYLNKNKRIMLFIRELNAEDSGKYRIGISGSWVVEINLHVLVDSCCSVTKRLEVNNGLTATFNCEYSQNHIYYYKIIFKENKNSIHEMINTAHRKNVRFSLTDKTHQRLMTVVISPVRPDDGGVYLCGVWINRYSYSYSIINTVHLHINHKVGVSRVNGSSGGRLMFKCEHPQYKTNPKYICKESDGCSERKNPGVQSEWMENGDVSLYDDTRAGVLMVFFRELKAADEGTYRCGVKVSDYTESFTEIQLCVRHDEKYPKRVTESVHPGGEVNITCQIPEQNKVNFCKDNDDHMCQTIVSSKVTEMSGSSERNEERVVTVSISNVSVRDAGVYWCGAETRDTHLTFISLNTQIQLNLIMPPVVRDEGESAEIICPYDSIYKSKPKSLCKGKCSTRDRNPLSETVREEKETKTGRLTLNDDVTAGVFTGSITGLTAEDAGKYWCAVTLETELNYLYTHLIVIMNEELNLTKYEGDDVSIQCKHQDEDQKSFCKAHEASMCVKDGVSLETIRDDRISFSDEASTGVFTVNITDLREEDSGIYWCGAHIITKVHLNISKDYSRIIIISVCVILLLIAGFTLTVCKLRHRRRGDAHTHRSVHSQLPTIPSDELLYTGVSFQKHEESLGDVTVRFSEEEEIHSDYATIKFTT; encoded by the exons ATGAAgatcctcctcatcttcctcactTTCTACCTGATCTCAG CTGCAGAAAAAGACATCGATGTAACTGGATATTCTGGAGGAAGTGTTCTGGTGGATTCTGGGAGGTCTTCAACCAGTAAATCTCAATATCTGCAAAAACAACTCCACGGAGGGTGGCatacaataataaacaataatgaagAAGATCACCAGATTAATAAAGGAAGATTTATTCTGTATCTCAACAAAAACAAACGCATCATGCTTTTCATTAGAGAACTAAATGCAGAGGACTCTGGAAAATACAGGATTGGGATTTCAGGTTCATGGGTTGTTGAAATAAATTTGCATGTGTTAGTTG ATTCATGCTGTAGCGTGACAAAAAGACTGGAGGTGAATAATGGACTAACTGCAACCTTCAACTGTGAATATTCACagaatcatatttattattataagatcatcttcaaagaaaataaaaactccaTTCATGAGATGATAAACACCGCACATAGAAAGAATGTAAGGTTCAGTTTGACTGATAAAACACATCAACGACTCATGACTGTGGTTATTTCTCCTGTGAGACCGGATGATGGAGGAGTTTATTTATGTGGAGTTTGGATCAATAGATACTCATACAGTTACTCCATTATTAATACTGTTCATCTACATATTAATCATAAAGTGGGCGTGTCTAGAGTGAACGGCTCCTCAGGAGGTCGTTTGATGTTCAAGTGTGAACATCCTCAATACAAAACCAACCCAAAATACATCTGTAAAGAATCAGACGGATGTTCAGAGAGGAAGAATCCAGGAGTTCAGAGTGAATGGATGGAGAATGGAGATGTTTCTTTATATGACGACACCAGAGCAGGAGTCTTGATGGTGTTTTTTAGAGAGCTGAAAGCTGCAGATGAAGGAACATACAGGTGTGGAGTGAAAGTATCTGACTATACTGAGAGCTTCACTGAGATACAGCTGTGCGTCAGACACG ATGAAAAATATCCAAAGCGTGTGACTGAATCTGTGCATCCTGGTGGAGAAGTCAACATCACCTGTCAGATCCCAGAGcaaaataaagttaatttctgCAAAGACAATGATGATCACATGTGCCAAACCATTGTCTCATCTAAAGTGACAGAAATGAGTGGTTCATCAGAGAGAAATGAAGAGAGAGTTGTTACAGTGAGCATCAGTAATGTGAGTGTGAGAGATGCTGGAGTTTACTGGTGTGGAGCAGAAACCAGAGACACACATCTGACTTTCATCTCCCTGAACACTCAAATTCAGCTCAACCTCATCA TGCCTCCAGTAGTGAGAGATGAAGGAGAATCAGCTGAGATCATCTGTCCTTATGATTCAATCTATAAATCAAAGCCAAAGTCTCTCTGTAAGGGGAAGTGCTCCACTAGAGACAGAAATCCTCTCAGTGAGACTGTGAGAGAAGAGAAAGAGACCAAGACTGGCAGATTGACTCTGAATGATGACGTCACTGCAGGTGTCTTCACTGGGAGCATCACTGGACTGACAGCAGAGGATGCTGGGAAATACTGGTGTGCAGTGACATTAGAAACAGAGCTCAATTATCTTTACACTCATCTGATCGTCATCATGAACGAGG AGCTGAACTTGACTAAGTATGAAGGAGACGACGTGTCAATCCAGTGCAAACATCAGGATGAAGATCAGAAAAGCTTCTGCAAAGCACATGAAGCCTCCATGTGTGTGAAGGATGGAGTTTCATTGGAGACGATCAGAGATGATCGAATCTCTTTCAGTGATGAAGCATCTACTGGAGTCTTTACTGTGAACATCACTGATCTGAGAGAAGAGGATTCTGGGATATACTGGTGTGGAGCTCACATCATCACTAAAGTGCATTTAAACATCAGCAAGG ATTACTCCAGGATCATcattattagtgtgtgtgtgattctgctGCTGATCGCTGGATTCACTCTGACTGTGTGCAAATTAAGACACAGGAGACGAGGTgatgctcacacacacagatcagttcACTCACAGTTACCCACAATCCCCTCTGATGAGCTCCTGTACACTGGTGTCAGTTTCCAGAAGCATGAAGAGTCTCTCGGTGATGTTACAGTCAGATTCAGTGAAGAGGAGGAGATTCACTCTGATTACGCCACGATCAAATTCACCACATGA